The following coding sequences lie in one Methanothermobacter sp. MT-2 genomic window:
- a CDS encoding 5-methylthioadenosine/S-adenosylhomocysteine deaminase: protein METQNILIKDAQILDVHGQRKGSVLIENDKIVEISPSIDPGDADKIIDGSGKLLIPGLVNTHTHLSMTLFRGFADDLKLETWLNDYIWPLEAHLNGEYCYAGALLGCVEMIRSGTTTFNDMYFYMDHVAEAIKETGLRAMISHGMIDFDDVEKRKAEIKESKRIIRKCHGMANGRVKVALGPHSPYTCSRGLLEEVRGLADKYGVLVHIHVAETEVEVQQVLERYGKRPFVYLDEIGFLGEDVIAAHAVWLSSSEIRILKSRGVKLSHNPVSNMKLASGVAPVEKLVREGVCVSLGTDGAASNNNLDLIEEMKIAALLQKIKNMDPTSLDAGKVFEMATLNGAAALGLAKEIGSVEVGKKADIVLINTRKSHLTPWRNPISHLVYSASGCDVETVLCDGEILMEDSRLEAVDEKYVIEIAENAAEELVSKA, encoded by the coding sequence ATGGAAACACAAAACATTCTAATAAAAGATGCCCAGATTCTAGACGTCCATGGCCAAAGGAAAGGTTCTGTACTTATAGAAAATGATAAAATCGTGGAAATATCTCCTAGTATTGATCCGGGGGATGCTGATAAGATAATTGATGGTAGTGGTAAACTCTTAATCCCGGGACTTGTGAATACGCACACCCATCTTTCTATGACGCTTTTCAGAGGATTTGCTGATGATCTTAAACTTGAAACTTGGCTTAACGATTATATTTGGCCCCTTGAAGCACACCTTAATGGTGAATATTGTTATGCTGGGGCCCTTCTTGGTTGTGTGGAAATGATAAGGTCTGGGACAACCACATTCAATGACATGTATTTTTATATGGATCATGTGGCTGAGGCTATCAAAGAGACTGGTCTACGTGCCATGATAAGTCATGGTATGATAGATTTTGATGATGTGGAAAAGAGGAAGGCTGAAATAAAAGAATCAAAAAGGATAATTAGAAAATGTCATGGTATGGCTAATGGGCGTGTAAAGGTTGCATTGGGGCCTCACAGTCCATATACATGTTCCAGGGGCCTCTTAGAGGAGGTGAGGGGTCTTGCTGATAAATATGGTGTTCTTGTACATATTCATGTGGCTGAGACAGAAGTTGAGGTTCAACAAGTGCTTGAAAGGTATGGTAAGAGACCCTTTGTTTATTTGGATGAGATTGGTTTTCTTGGCGAGGATGTTATCGCTGCCCATGCTGTGTGGCTTTCATCATCTGAGATTCGTATTTTAAAGTCAAGGGGTGTTAAATTGTCACACAATCCTGTGAGTAACATGAAATTGGCTTCTGGTGTCGCGCCTGTTGAAAAACTTGTAAGGGAGGGTGTGTGTGTTTCACTTGGGACTGATGGGGCTGCATCTAATAATAATTTGGATCTTATAGAGGAGATGAAGATAGCGGCACTTTTACAAAAGATAAAAAATATGGATCCAACAAGCCTAGATGCTGGGAAGGTTTTTGAAATGGCCACGTTAAATGGGGCGGCTGCTTTGGGACTTGCTAAGGAGATTGGAAGTGTGGAAGTGGGTAAGAAGGCGGATATTGTGCTTATAAACACTAGGAAGAGTCATCTCACTCCTTGGAGGAATCCTATTTCGCATCTTGTATATTCGGCTTCTGGCTGTGATGTTGAGACAGTGTTATGTGATGGTGAAATTCTCATGGAGGACAGTAGACTAGAAGCTGTTGATGAGAAATATGTTATTGAAATTGCGGAGAATGCGGCTGAAGAGTTGGTCTCTAAGGCATGA